A genomic stretch from Candidatus Bathyarchaeota archaeon includes:
- a CDS encoding winged helix-turn-helix domain-containing protein: protein MDIIADILVVVSASAKKTQIMYKANLSYAVLQKYLVEMRGASLIDFECARGCFILTEKGHAFLDAYREYSRRTRNLEKRLSMVQSKKSMLEKLSSTS from the coding sequence TTGGATATTATTGCTGACATTTTGGTTGTTGTTAGCGCAAGCGCTAAGAAGACTCAGATTATGTATAAGGCTAATTTGAGTTACGCTGTTTTGCAGAAGTATCTCGTTGAGATGAGGGGGGCGTCATTAATTGATTTTGAATGTGCTCGAGGATGTTTTATTCTTACTGAGAAGGGGCATGCGTTTTTGGATGCGTATCGAGAGTATTCTAGAAGGACTAGGAATTTGGAGAAAAGATTGAGCATGGTACAGTCAAAGAAGAGTATGTTGGAGAAGCTATCTTCAACTAGTTGA
- a CDS encoding DUF1616 domain-containing protein — MNFGDVKLVYVASCFVLGLLILSPALVEIVSFPVGERFSELWLLGRGGLAEDYPFVVSEGVAYKIFLGVSNHLGGSSYYRVLVKFRSEFEPLPNSTVGSPSPLEPVFQYDLFLGDNETWERELNFSFSDVLFDGFTCRVSDILIENYAVGVDKVVVWNETGKGFYYQLFFELWVYNSTFSGFQFHNRWVGLWLNMSKPLQG; from the coding sequence GTGAATTTTGGTGATGTGAAGCTGGTTTATGTGGCTTCATGTTTTGTTTTAGGTTTACTTATTTTGTCGCCTGCGTTGGTTGAGATTGTTTCTTTTCCTGTTGGGGAACGGTTTTCAGAGTTGTGGCTTTTGGGGCGCGGTGGTTTGGCTGAGGATTATCCGTTTGTTGTTTCAGAGGGTGTTGCTTATAAGATTTTTTTGGGGGTTAGCAATCATTTGGGTGGGTCAAGTTATTATAGGGTTCTAGTGAAGTTTCGGAGTGAGTTTGAGCCTTTGCCGAATAGCACTGTTGGGTCGCCGAGTCCTTTGGAACCTGTTTTTCAGTATGACTTGTTTTTGGGGGACAACGAGACTTGGGAAAGGGAGTTGAATTTTTCGTTTAGTGATGTTTTGTTTGATGGATTTACTTGTCGCGTTTCTGACATTTTGATTGAAAACTACGCGGTGGGTGTGGATAAAGTTGTTGTGTGGAATGAGACTGGCAAGGGCTTTTATTATCAGTTGTTTTTTGAGCTTTGGGTTTACAATTCGACGTTTTCTGGTTTTCAGTTTCATAATCGATGGGTTGGTCTCTGGCTTAATATGAGTAAGCCCTTGCAGGGGTAA
- a CDS encoding glycosyltransferase family 2 protein, giving the protein MLYSFPSTLVLMAALNEEEGIGPTIVELKQFLGVCRILVVDGNSHDKTVHVSKSLGADVIHQVGRGKGDAISQAIRHINEDVKYIVLIDADFTYPAVFIPSMIKILEENPEVGMVCGNRFNSRFHLETMADSFYFGNRAIAFIHNLLNGLELQDPLTGLRVVRWEILKKWNPKSTGFDIEVELNHYVERQGFMIVEIPISYRLRVGEKKLKLRHGFSIFWRIFLEGISS; this is encoded by the coding sequence GTGTTGTACTCGTTTCCTTCGACTTTAGTGTTGATGGCTGCACTCAACGAGGAAGAGGGCATAGGTCCCACCATAGTGGAGCTTAAGCAGTTCTTAGGTGTGTGTCGTATTCTTGTTGTTGATGGTAATAGCCATGACAAGACCGTGCATGTTTCAAAGAGTCTAGGCGCTGACGTGATTCATCAGGTTGGTAGAGGTAAAGGCGACGCAATAAGCCAAGCGATTAGACACATTAACGAGGATGTTAAATACATTGTACTAATCGATGCTGATTTTACATATCCAGCTGTGTTCATCCCCTCTATGATAAAAATATTGGAGGAAAATCCAGAGGTTGGCATGGTTTGTGGCAACCGGTTTAATTCGCGTTTTCATTTGGAGACTATGGCTGACAGTTTTTATTTTGGCAATAGGGCGATAGCTTTCATACATAATTTGCTGAATGGGTTAGAGTTGCAGGATCCATTGACCGGCTTGAGAGTTGTGCGTTGGGAAATCTTAAAGAAGTGGAACCCAAAATCTACTGGGTTCGACATAGAAGTTGAGTTGAACCATTATGTTGAGAGACAAGGCTTCATGATAGTTGAAATACCGATTTCTTATAGGTTAAGAGTGGGCGAGAAGAAGCTGAAACTTAGGCATGGTTTTTCGATTTTTTGGAGAATTTTTCTGGAAGGCATTTCCAGTTAA
- a CDS encoding PIG-L family deacetylase, which yields MRVVLAVGAHPDDIELGCSGTLARHKTKGDKVYLLVLTKGEASGNIKLREAECCKSAKMLNADKLFFGKLEDTKVHDGRETIDVIEKVIHKTKPDIIYAPSCKDTHQDHRNAGHATLSAGRRCKLVLQYEGASTQRDFIPQVFVDIRSTFDLKKKILRVFGSQLNGKRGGYALAAKAIEGLAQFRGYQAGLGVAEAFEVGKFLFEV from the coding sequence TTGCGAGTAGTTTTAGCCGTTGGTGCGCATCCTGACGATATTGAGCTGGGCTGTTCTGGAACGCTTGCACGGCACAAAACGAAAGGAGACAAAGTGTATCTTCTTGTTTTAACTAAAGGTGAAGCTTCTGGAAACATCAAACTTAGAGAGGCTGAATGCTGCAAGTCAGCAAAAATGTTGAATGCAGATAAGCTATTCTTTGGCAAACTAGAAGATACCAAAGTGCACGATGGAAGAGAAACGATAGATGTAATTGAAAAAGTTATACATAAAACCAAGCCTGACATTATATATGCGCCCTCTTGCAAGGACACACATCAGGACCATAGAAACGCCGGGCACGCGACTTTATCTGCTGGAAGAAGGTGTAAACTGGTTCTGCAGTATGAAGGGGCAAGCACTCAAAGAGATTTTATCCCGCAAGTATTCGTGGATATAAGGAGCACTTTTGACTTGAAGAAAAAAATACTTCGTGTTTTTGGTTCTCAACTGAATGGTAAACGCGGAGGTTACGCATTAGCTGCAAAAGCTATTGAAGGGCTAGCTCAATTTCGAGGTTATCAAGCTGGATTGGGAGTCGCAGAAGCTTTCGAAGTTGGCAAGTTCCTTTTCGAAGTTTGA
- a CDS encoding glycosyltransferase, translating into MQNTKGATVIISTYSIERFQHVTDCIKSLKRQSLPPKEIFLVLDPDEALLDFYKSRIDSDVRIIVSGERGLSNARNTGIKSAGQDIVAFIDDDAIAGHCWLENLVKNYTASTVMGVGGLIRPIWEGNTPVWFPEELLWIVGCSYKGLPNSKEYVRNPIGCNMSFRRDIVRRVGYFDVAVGRFGKQLLGSEETEFSVRILEIILGSKILFDPSAVVYHRVPKVRRKFSYILKRSFYEGLSKAIIAEHNLGSSGVLSTERHYLDYLFKVSIPSRLNRIYKLRNACHLMLLFVSVCMVIIGFSLGILMKLCRKA; encoded by the coding sequence GTGCAGAATACGAAGGGCGCCACCGTAATCATTTCGACATATAGTATCGAAAGATTCCAACATGTTACAGATTGCATCAAATCTTTGAAGAGGCAGAGCTTACCCCCAAAGGAAATTTTTTTGGTTTTGGATCCCGATGAAGCATTATTAGATTTTTACAAGTCTCGTATTGATAGTGATGTAAGAATTATCGTCAGCGGAGAGCGTGGTCTTTCTAACGCCCGCAATACGGGTATCAAGAGTGCTGGGCAAGATATTGTTGCATTCATCGATGATGATGCAATTGCTGGGCATTGCTGGTTGGAAAATCTCGTCAAAAATTATACTGCCTCGACCGTTATGGGTGTAGGAGGATTAATAAGGCCCATTTGGGAGGGCAACACTCCTGTCTGGTTTCCTGAAGAACTCTTGTGGATAGTGGGTTGCTCTTATAAGGGGTTGCCCAACAGTAAAGAATATGTTAGAAACCCAATTGGCTGTAATATGTCTTTTCGAAGAGATATTGTGAGAAGAGTTGGGTATTTCGATGTTGCTGTCGGTAGGTTCGGTAAACAACTTTTGGGAAGCGAAGAAACAGAGTTTTCAGTTAGAATCTTAGAGATTATACTTGGCTCAAAAATCTTATTTGATCCATCAGCTGTTGTATACCATAGAGTTCCGAAAGTGAGGCGCAAGTTTTCATATATACTAAAAAGATCATTTTATGAAGGGTTGTCAAAGGCTATTATTGCTGAACATAATCTTGGTTCTTCTGGAGTCTTGTCCACGGAGCGCCATTATTTAGACTACTTGTTTAAAGTGTCTATTCCATCTAGGCTGAATCGAATTTATAAATTGAGAAACGCCTGTCACTTGATGCTATTATTTGTGTCAGTATGCATGGTAATAATCGGTTTTTCTTTAGGCATATTGATGAAGCTATGTCGAAAAGCATGA